In a genomic window of Octopus bimaculoides isolate UCB-OBI-ISO-001 chromosome 25, ASM119413v2, whole genome shotgun sequence:
- the LOC106872881 gene encoding centromere-associated protein E has product MADNSKKPHEMGYLQHKLTHLFRNSSIQLNQRNRTLFWQNSNMKRLKLDEAELNFMLYLRQNYKLPHSEQFLKDNMVDVQKRERKLSREVSKPEDLALFDSFINKQKNKIISEQRELNNFEEIEEALKKQIHIMENSLEVKTLEFGQIRSELAKIRNEFYSLNQRLKIFEDTFYKLEEKHGYFFSKMQTISKACVDITDKITEADKKVVGMRQLIKLNECHFNFELNEIDRQSMQQYNFENFMADISRERYWYTLDNSLKKLEKELNTRYRQLREDQTAIAAIKETSIHDNIDLIIKEFCLNEKNNFSLFRFAVEIHGQLKNIDNELQSLLTKFYEEDKSFLIQYSLLRHTLQSYQEKINTELDHAEAALEMVHCAAEQMTVFREDLIELMQVLACDSILRTDVENNDDKDFPRDAIIDVQEKINQIRDIANNVKSTKRRKQPQKIYLYETIHQMTSPPDLATWD; this is encoded by the exons ATGGCTGACAACTCCAAGAAACCTCATGAAATGGGTTATTTGCAGCATAAGCTGACTCACCTTTTTAGGAATTCCTCTATACAATTGAATCAACGGAATAGAACTTTATTTTGGCAGAACTCGAACATGAAACGACTAAAATTGGATGAAGCAGAGTTAAACTTCATGCTGTATCTTAGGCAAAACTACAAACTTCCTCACAGTGAGCAGTTTCTTAAGGACAATATGGTAGATGTgcagaaaagggaaagaaaattatcCCGAGAAGTGTCGAAACCAGAAGACCTGGCTTTATTTGATAGTttcattaataaacaaaaaaacaagatcaTATCGGAACAAAGAGAGCTGAATAACTTCGAAGAGATAGAGGAAGCCTTGAAGAAACAGATCCACATCATGGAAAATTCACTGGAAGTGAAAACGCTTGAGTTCGGCCAAATTCGGTCGGAATTggcaaaaataagaaatgaattttACAGCCTAAATCAACgattgaaaatatttgaagatacTTTCTACAAACTAGAGGAGAAACATGGTTATTTCTTCTCAAAAATGCAAACAATATCCAAGGCCTGTGTAGATATTACCGACAAGATAACAGAAGCTGACAAAAAAGTTGTTGGAATGAGGCAGTTAATTAAACTTAATGAATGTCACTTTAATTTCGAACTAAACGAAATCGACCGACAATCTATGCAGCAGTACAATTTCGAGAACTTTATGGCTGATATTTCCAGAGAACGGTACTGGTATACTTTGGATAACAGCTTGAAGAAATTAGAGAAGGAACTAAACACACGATATCGACAGCTGAGGGAAGATCAAACAGCAATAGCTGCAATAAAAGAAACTTCAATTCATGATAACATTGATCTGATTATAAAGGAGTTTTGCCTCAATGAGAAAAACAATTTTTCACTCTTCAG ATTTGCGGTTGAAATTCATGGTCAATTAAAGAATATAGACAACGAACTCCAATCTTTACTGACTAAATTTTATGAAGAAGATAAATCTTTTTTGATACAATATTCTCTACTACGGCATACCCTGCAATCGTATCAAGAAAAGATAAACACAGAGCTAGACCACGCAGAAGCAGCTCTAGAAATGGTGCATTGTGCAGCTGAACAGATGACAGTATTCCGTGAAGATTTAATCGAACTGATGCAAGTCCTAGCATGTGACAGTATATTGAGAACTGAcgttgaaaataatgatgataaagatttcCCCAGAGATGCTATAATAGATGTTCAAGAGAAAATCAATCAGATTCGTGACATCGCAAACAACGTAAAAAGCACAAAAAGGAGAAAGCAACctcaaaaaatatatctatatgaaacCATCCACCAGATGACATCACCTCCCGATCTAGCGACTTGGGACTAA